In Silene latifolia isolate original U9 population chromosome 6, ASM4854445v1, whole genome shotgun sequence, the genomic window ATAAATTGGCAAAAGTTAAGAAATCACACATTCAGAGAATAATCAATGTGGATACCCGTAGAGACTCAGAGCTAGTGGATGATAGGTCAAAGGTACGAATCCCCTTTCCCATTTATTGTATTGGCCTTGCGCCTCACTTCACACAGACAAAAAATAGTATCGCCAACATGGAGAAACAAGGGGAAGGATTAGACGGAGAAAGAGTATGAAAAAACTCACACCGAGGACATTTTCAAGCAGAGTCTCATCCACGATCAGAGGAGATGTAAGTCGTAAAGCATTTGAAAAATCTTGATTATTGACGCCCATGGTAATCACCTCCATTTCTACTTCTTCTCCGTCAGCAAGTTTGCTTTCCAGAATAGGTGAAGAAAGCTGATGGATATCTTTACTAACTGATGTAGCATTATCTTGCTCCGCAACTTTTACAGCTGCTGCACGAGCCAATGCAGACAGATTTCGCTCTAAATCCCGAACACCAGCTTCTCTAGTATATCCGTGAATCACAAGTTTCACCATATCCTGACAGTATAGAGAACAATAAGAGTTTAAGAATGATAAGTGGCATCCTTGAATACAGGGCCTGACACTTGGTAGAGATTGCCTTTTCACAACAACAAAAAATACCAGTGTTtgaggaggtggtggtggtgagtaGCGGATCATATCATTAGCTTAAATGCGGATGGAAAGTATAGTTGGCAAGCTGGTTTAGGTACAATATATAATATAATGTGTGGGAGCAGTGGGAGGTCTTTGCTTCAAATAGAAAGCGCATGGAAAATGCaaaataattgaagaacatatCAATTAGAAAGCTTAATGAACAGATTATTCACAAGGGAACACATTCAATGTTTTCTTCTTCTAACCTCACTCCCTTCACTATTCATCGTAGTGGTCTTCCTATAGACATATATAGTCACTGACAACTACGGAAGAACGTCCTTATATACGAAATAAGAAAATTCCTACTTCTCTATACCAACTGAAAAAATGATTAAAATAACGAGCATACAGGTAAGCTCATCTAAAGAGTGACTTGACAACTCCATAATGCTTTGGCTTTAAAGCATCATATTGCATGTTAATAGATAGCAAAAACATCTATTACGGAGTACATATCAAAGATACTGCCAAGAACAAGTAGTAAACAGCAAGTGACAAGTATCACTACAGTGACAACAGTTGAATTTTCTGATAAGAACTTCTAGTACACATTGAGTACCAAGAAATTTATGATGCATACTTTGCAAGGAGTAGATGAGGGCAAAAAAGAAAAATCTCGAACGATTCATGAGAATAGTTAGATCATTAGAATGCCTAGGGGCAAGCATTTGACCACTAAGGAGGTAGTCTGAGTCTCTGAGAACAGAAGTTAGAAAGGGatataaaatattttcaaagAGAGGAAGgtattaaaaattcaaaaatagagGATGACTGGGGAAAAAACACAGATAATAATTACATTTGGATAATTTGAGAAGAACAAAAAGAAACAAGCATCAGTAAAGCAAGAGAAGATCGATGGAGGACAGAAAGAAGCAATAAAAGAATAATAACACCCCTCCCCTTGTTCTAACTGTAATTATTCCTAGACTTGCCTTAAAAAATTAGATCTGAACATTTCTTATGAAGCCATAGAATTTTTGTTGAGGTTGACTTTGGTATATATGGCTCCTTAAATCAATCTCCTTTGTTCTGTTTATAAAGGTCAAGGATGGGATAATGCCCATAAGCGAAAAGGAGAGATGAACACATGTGCGCCCACCCACGTGCCCTCCCACAAGCTGTGCAAAGATTTGGAAAAGTGAATACCTCTGGAATCTGAAGGAAGGCAGAACTCAATCCATGTTGGTCTAGGACTCTTGGTAAAAGATGTTGCATAGCAATGTTGAGCTTCTCTTCAGGTGTATATCCAGGCAGTTCTATGACTTCCATCCTATCCCGGAGGGGTGGAGGGATAGGCTGCATTTTATTTGCAGTTGCCACAAAGATAACATTTGAAAGATCATATGGAACATTTAAATAACTGAATGGTTGCGGTTAAGAAATAACATTAGGTTACTATAACGACTATTTTATAACATGGTACAAAATGAAGTGTGCACATGGCAAATTCTTCATTAGGGATAAGTATTTTTTAGACCATGTATATGGATGCTAAATAGTTAACACGCTCTTCATTAGGGATAAGCATTTTATTTGGCCCTTATTGAGGGAAGAACAACCGATGAGATATTCTAAGAAATAAATCTTAAAAAGGAGTATGGAGGAACAAAAATTATATTTGGAACCTTAGACATTTATATAAACCAAAGAAGGTTAAAATCTGAGTGTCAACCAGCTAAAAATGGAGGGCAGCAACACCGGCAAGTAGGAAACAGAGACAGCCAGTTTATCCTACTCTTCTATCCAACTACCTAGTCAAAGGCAAAATCTGCGCCACAATCATTCCTTCATACTTCACTCGCCAATTCTAATTTCACCCTAAAGAGGATTAAATGATTGTCGCATAAGGATTTTTTCAAAAGATGCTGTGTAGTAACATATAAAAACCATAAGAAAGTTTCTTCTCAAAGGTTAGAACCATAGACTGGAAGTAATAAGCATCTGTTTTCAAGAAACAAAAGAATATATCACAAAAAGGATACTGGTCATTGAAAGTTCGGTTCTGTTCAGGATCAAGAACCTCTAGTAAAGCTGCAGCAGGATCCCCACGGACATCGGAGCCTGTTTTGTCTATCTCATCCAATAGCATAACAGGGTTGGAGACACCCACTCTCTGGAAACCGACAAAAAACATAACGAGGAcaacaaagaaagaaataaacAGCAATACCACATAGTCAACCATAACCTGAAGTCCTGAAAAAAGAAAAGTAGCAAAAGCCATACAATAACCATAGAGCTTCAAAGGCTCAGGGGTCGGACACATGCAGCCTTTGCCCGTGTTAATAGCACAAAAAGACTGTCTTGGATGACCCATACAGAAAACTACTTTGAGGATTGCATAACTGCAACTAATTTTGTGAGCCTTTTTTTTCCATTGTAATCCAGAAGCAAAGGGTAGTAACACTCCAGAAGAAATGGAAACTAACAAAGGCAATACAACAAAAGGAAAATCATCACAAAATTCAGCTAACACCCGCAGATGGCAGTGACAAACATATAAAAGTAACCTTGTTACAGTATAACGCTAAATGTTTAAGACGAGGAAGAGATTTTGGTCAAAAATATAGCTTCATGGATTATGCAATATTCAGATTGGGGCAAATCAACAACTACCACAACAaccacaacatcaacaacaacatcagagccttaatcccaaaatgatttggggtcggctgacatgaataaTATAGCGCGTTCAATAATACGAAAAAAGAAGACTGTCGAAGTAAAAGAATACTATGACTATTCAAGACTCTAGTGGGATAAACTGAAAGGGGCTAGCTAATCTGATAAAATCTCGAGCAATGGAGCAGATTGTTTGGGGAAGGGAGGGGATACAGAAGACGTATTTTATTGGTACTCATTAGAGGTATACATTCACAAGGATATGAAAGCTCTTAGGGAGCACATGCATGAGTTGTTTAGTAGGGTAAGAGATCATAACTAGCATAGCACAATCTCTTTGAACCCATCCAGCACGAGAGGGAAGGATTGTTATTGTAGACAATTTGGATGGTAAAATATAATCAGGTCATCACTTTGTCAATGATAGTATAATGAGCATATGAGAAACCCAGAAGACGTCTTAGTGATAGCATGGAAAAAACATAGTTGTAGTTAAGATTTACCTTTATGCCATCAATAAGGCGACCTGGCATGCTTCCAATGTAAGTCCGCCGGTGGCCCCTGATATCAGCTTCATCCTTCACACCACCAAGAGATATACGTACAAACTTTCGACCCAAAGCAGTAGCAATCGATGTGGCTAAGGACGTTTTGCCAACACCAGGTGGCCCAACAAAGCACAAAACTGGTCCTCTTGCATCTGGTTTAAGCTGCAGTGAGCTCAAACAAGGTGAGTATATAGTTCTCAGTAACAAACCAAAAAAGCCTGACTGAATATGAAATCATCTACCTTACGAACAGCTAAATATTCAATAATGCGCTGTTTGACCTTGACCAATCCATAATGGTCAAGGTCAAGACGCTCTTTAGCAGCTCTAAGATCTAGTTTATGCTCTTCAGTAGCTTTCTTCCAGGGAAGATCAGCAAGAAGTTCTAAGTAAACGCGTGAACTATGATATCCAGGTTGCTGAGGCTGCATTTTCTTCAATCTCCTGTAAAGTTTGAATTAAAAAATCCAAAATTTAGTGCACTCATCGATAATATTCAAGTCATTCAACTATGATTCTTTTGTTTCTAGGATTAACAAAGCCTATTGTATAATCATTGGCGGATGTATGATCATAAGATTCAGAAGTCATAACCATGGGGTCCAGGGACATCGGGAAACTAAATTTTTGAGCATTATACTCAATTATTGTTTCACAAAAAATTTAAATAAGTATCTTTGAATGCAAGTAGCTTTGAATTCTCAACAGAATCCCAGAAACAACATACCCTGCGTCCACCATCATGTAATATCCTCGACAATTGACATATTTACAAAGTTAAGAATGTTAAATTGCTTTAGCTAATGAGGAAACAATTTCCAAGAATGTAAAAAAgacaaagaaagaaaaatcaaagAGCATTTTTCTAACGAGTACATAAAAAAACTAACCGCAACTCCCTTTGCGCATGCTTCCAAATATCTGAAGGCATTCCTGCATTTTGCATTTTTCTTTCAAGAGCAGCaatatcatcctcatcatcatcattatcaccAAGTTCCTCTTTTATAGCTCTCATCTAAGTAAGATGAAATACAAACACATAAAAAATGAACTTCAAAAAATAGCCAGAAAGTGAAAGTTGAAAGcaatttaaaattacacaaaGATGATTGGCTATGAAACATTCACAAGCCAAACCCGGAGTGAGgaatgaacaataataaagatctCATTCTGAACTAAAACAAGGTCTAGTATAAGTGAGTACGCTTACTAATATAACACAAAAGTGGATGTCAAAAGATTCTAGAAATACAAGCGACAGTTGTCAGACGTACCATGTACTTAAATCTGTCTGATCAAGATTATATTTTTCCATTTACTCAAAGCACAATGTTGTCATCCATATGTCAAAGTCGTCTTATTGATTTCAAGTAATTAAAATGTATCAAGATAAAtatcattcaaaaaaaaaaaagataaatcaaGCTGTTGCAAAGTAAAACAGGGGAGAACCAATTAGCAAGAGTGTTTCCCATTTCCTAATGCATAAAGAACTAAACGGCATGTCCAGTAGAAACATTTACTCCGTACAAACCTGCTGCCTTAGAAGGAATTCTCTCTGTGATTTTGACAATTGTCCTTCAACCTTTTGTGTGATCTTTTCAGCTACACGAATAGTCTAGCGAGGCAAATCCATTAAAGCAAAGGGGCATTAGCACAAAACTAAAATGAGAGATCATTATTCGACGGATTGAAAATGCAAATCATCTTAGAAAGTACCTGCAGATGCCTTTCAACCAACTCAGTTGCTTTTGAAAGCCTAACCTTAAGATCAACAGAATCCAACATAGCTAGCTGCTCTTCGAAACTTATTTCAAAGCTTGCAACAAATATGTCAGCCAATTTATGAATGGGGACAGTCTCCAAAAGAACTTTTGTCCTCCCAGCCGCTTTTTGTTTCTGGTAAACATAAAGACCAAGTGAATATCAACTAACAAAAAGAACAATTTACTAA contains:
- the LOC141587180 gene encoding lon protease homolog 2, peroxisomal-like isoform X1 — translated: MVEAMELPNRLGILAFKNKVLLPGAIIRIRCTSLTSVKLVEQELWQREEKGLIGIVPVRDAVDSESAGPVLYPGAGTDSSEHNPKNQPAFSGSPKAGGKSQQETVHWHNRGVAARALHLSRGVEKPSGRVTYTVVLEGLCRFSVLELNTRGTYYTAKISSLDITKSVMEQAEQEPDFVALARQFKITAMELISVLEQKQKAAGRTKVLLETVPIHKLADIFVASFEISFEEQLAMLDSVDLKVRLSKATELVERHLQTIRVAEKITQKVEGQLSKSQREFLLRQQMRAIKEELGDNDDDEDDIAALERKMQNAGMPSDIWKHAQRELRRLKKMQPQQPGYHSSRVYLELLADLPWKKATEEHKLDLRAAKERLDLDHYGLVKVKQRIIEYLAVRKLKPDARGPVLCFVGPPGVGKTSLATSIATALGRKFVRISLGGVKDEADIRGHRRTYIGSMPGRLIDGIKRVGVSNPVMLLDEIDKTGSDVRGDPAAALLEVLDPEQNRTFNDHYLNVPYDLSNVIFVATANKMQPIPPPLRDRMEVIELPGYTPEEKLNIAMQHLLPRVLDQHGLSSAFLQIPEDMVKLVIHGYTREAGVRDLERNLSALARAAAVKVAEQDNATSVSKDIHQLSSPILESKLADGEEVEMEVITMGVNNQDFSNALRLTSPLIVDETLLENVLGPPRYDDRETAERVANPGVSVGLVWTVHGGEVQYVEATTMGGKGTLRLTGQLGSVIKESAQIALTWVRSRASDLKLVAAADANIMKGRDIHIHFPAGAIPKDGPSAGVTLVTALVSLLSQKRVRADTAMTGEITLRGLVLPVGGIKDKVLAAHRYGIKRVILPHRNVKDLAEVPAPVLSTLEIIFAKRVEDVLDEAFEGGYPWRLQAML
- the LOC141587180 gene encoding lon protease homolog 2, peroxisomal-like isoform X2, coding for MVEAMELPNRLGILAFKNKVLLPGAIIRIRCTSLTSVKLVEQELWQREEKGLIGIVPVRDAVDSESAGPVLYPGTDSSEHNPKNQPAFSGSPKAGGKSQQETVHWHNRGVAARALHLSRGVEKPSGRVTYTVVLEGLCRFSVLELNTRGTYYTAKISSLDITKSVMEQAEQEPDFVALARQFKITAMELISVLEQKQKAAGRTKVLLETVPIHKLADIFVASFEISFEEQLAMLDSVDLKVRLSKATELVERHLQTIRVAEKITQKVEGQLSKSQREFLLRQQMRAIKEELGDNDDDEDDIAALERKMQNAGMPSDIWKHAQRELRRLKKMQPQQPGYHSSRVYLELLADLPWKKATEEHKLDLRAAKERLDLDHYGLVKVKQRIIEYLAVRKLKPDARGPVLCFVGPPGVGKTSLATSIATALGRKFVRISLGGVKDEADIRGHRRTYIGSMPGRLIDGIKRVGVSNPVMLLDEIDKTGSDVRGDPAAALLEVLDPEQNRTFNDHYLNVPYDLSNVIFVATANKMQPIPPPLRDRMEVIELPGYTPEEKLNIAMQHLLPRVLDQHGLSSAFLQIPEDMVKLVIHGYTREAGVRDLERNLSALARAAAVKVAEQDNATSVSKDIHQLSSPILESKLADGEEVEMEVITMGVNNQDFSNALRLTSPLIVDETLLENVLGPPRYDDRETAERVANPGVSVGLVWTVHGGEVQYVEATTMGGKGTLRLTGQLGSVIKESAQIALTWVRSRASDLKLVAAADANIMKGRDIHIHFPAGAIPKDGPSAGVTLVTALVSLLSQKRVRADTAMTGEITLRGLVLPVGGIKDKVLAAHRYGIKRVILPHRNVKDLAEVPAPVLSTLEIIFAKRVEDVLDEAFEGGYPWRLQAML